GAGGGGCAGAACTGACATGATTGGTTAATTAGTTAAGTATTTATACagtattgttttacttgatcgggggggggggaaggagggaggtgccccctccccctcttggctacacccatggtttTGCCCCCCAGCTCATTCCATTTGGCAACCTCCAGTGTCCCCATATTAAccccctttttatttcctttttcaccCCATGCAATTGCTAAACCTCCATTTCACCTTCCCAACTATATTTTTGAAGCAGATACTCTCTTCTGTTCTGCAGCCCAACTTTGCACCTAATTTCACCCATTTCCCCCTATGTCCATGCTTCCCCCTCCATATGGGGACCCCCATTCACACAGCCCCCCCTCCatgcctactctcctctcctaTTTTGTAGTCCCATTTGCACACATACCCTCATGATTATATGTTATTGtatctttaaaacaaataaaaatttaagagAAGGTATGTCAGTTAGCTTGTTCAGTTAGAGAAGGTTAAATTTATGGTTGTTGTTTATATATGGGTGTTTGCTTGATAATAAAATATCTGAATTACTGCATTGAATCTGGAACTTCATGTTGAAGGTAAAAcatcgcttctcggccttttggctaagataaAGTGTGTAGTACATGGTAGGAGTGAAACACTCTATGGGAACATACTATGAAAAATTTGTGGGGTCCACATCCATTATCTCTCTCATATAGGGTAGCTGAGGAATGGAAGAAGGAAAGTACTGTAAGTGAAGAGGGGAAACATACAAGACTGTTTTAAGCAATGGCAGAAGTCTGAACAAAGCAAGGATGGAGAACACTTAGAGtattacttatttcataaaatttgtacaGTACACTGCTAGatcacaaaaacaacaaaaaccttcaaaacaatttacaaaaaaacataaaaccaaattTTTACTTGATCATTGTACCTGTTCTTCCTGCTATATTGTTTATTTATGGAATTTGGGTCCCATTATTCCTTCAACAAGCTCAGAAGAGGCTTAATCAGGATAAAGCTGAGTCATGCTGACACCATTTaaggcagctgaggtgctgtctGCTCTCACACAATTCTTGGTACCTCAACAACTTTATAGTTAATAAGCTGAAAAGATACTCCCACATTTATGATTTCAGTCCTCTCTTTTGTCGTAAATGGTATGAAATTTCTCGTTAAGGATATGCGAAATGCGTGCATTTTATAAAACTCCTATACCAAGGAATAGGGCAAAAATCTAACATCGGCAGTGGCTACTGGCGTGTGACAGACGTATTTTTAACTGAATTCTAAGTAGGACCTGAATGTTACTTTTCTCACGGGTGAGAGCTCTCCTTTAACTTCTGTCCTTTTCTTTTGATCAATATCCATGGCTTGCAACCAGAAGAGGTCATTTTATCCCGTTTTAATTTCTCCCCGAGCACTCCCACTTTCCCTTTTACGTTTTCATTGTGGAAGCTTCCCCTTGTCATTCAACtactgtactgtgtgtgtgtgtgtgtgtgtgtgtgtgtgtgtgtgtgtatagagacAAGAACATACTCGATTCTATTTACCCAGCTGCTTCTCTCTTCCCATCGCAATCCACTTCCTACCAAGCTCTCTTCCTATTCCCACCgcgcactgcccccccccccgccaagttcGCCATCCACGTTAGAGCTTGAGGGCAAAAGGAAGGGCGCCCGCAGCTTCGCCGCTTTGTGCGGCGCATGCTCGCAATTCTCTATGGTTGAAACGCAATCCCTGGGCCGGCCTTGGAAGCCCCGTTTCCTGTTTTGCTcccgcgacttccggtgtcggcggctgCGGCGTCGGCGGGCGGGTGTCGGCATGGAGGCCGTGGAAGAGCTCGATGTGGACGTCGAGGGGGACGCAACGGCGGGGGGCGCCGGGGAAGCGGAGCCGGGGTGAGTGCAGGGAGAGGCAGGCTTCGGGCCTTCAGCCGGGCCCCGTGAGTTTATGCCAGGCTCCTAACGGCAGCCCCTTCATTGGCGGCGGCTACTGCCTCAGGCAAGCCATGGCTCTGACCGGGGCCTGGCCGGGGGTTTCTGTAGCCTCAGCTCCTGGGCCTCTGGCAGAGGTCTTTCGCGGTGGgactccctctttctcctcctgtaTCTTTATGGAATTGCTCAGATCTTGTTCTGGCCTCGTAGCCGCGGCCGTTAAGTCAACCTAAAGGAGCAAGAGAACGTTTATTCttattagttggtctctaaggtgctactggaaggattttttatttatattttgaccTGAGTGTGTTCCTCGTGTGAATGCTACCAGAGCAAGGCATGCCTCTCCGTTCTTCTGGAGGCAAGACAGAGAGTGGTCTGCTTGGCACCCTTAGGCGAGGAAGtgtcaatacccccccccaacatttctctagtTAAAttaggatgtcctaaggaaaagctggacattctgggatcaaattcgAAACCGggacggtttctgtaaatccaggaccgtccctggaaaatagggacacttgtagggtctTGTGATGATCCCCTCAACAGTGTGCAGGTGGTCCAGGAGAATGACATGAATGAGCTCCACAGGAGTACTGGTAATTTCTGACCTGACCTACCTGACAGCTGGTGGGTGGGTTTCTCTCCTGGAAATCTTCTGGAGGAGAAATGAAACAAGAGTTCTGACACCTTGAATACATTTAATGGATTTATTATAGCACAAGTTCTTATGGACTTCAGTCTCACTTCATTAGATGCATTGAGTGCCATCAGTTGCTTGCATGCATAATTCGTGGGAGGGGAGCTTCGAAAGCAGCAAGATCAGAGGAATATGAAATGCAAAAAGCACACTTCACTTAGGGTTTCAGTGTGTGTAAGCACAGTGGTGGGTTAGCCACTGCTGACTTAGAATAATTCCTTCCTAATTTTGACACACACCAATGCATATTCACAGCACTGTCAAAAACGCTTAAATCAgtatccttcctttctttccatttaGATGGATCTGTCTGTAGCACAGGTGCCACAGGAATAAGTATGAACTTATTACATTAGTTCCTCTAATGTATATCACTTTGCCTCCCATATATTTGACAAAGGGAACacttattcttaaaaataaacacTTCCTGAGTCTCAGGATTTGATTTCCTACTTGTGAGAATTGTGAGGTAAAGCATCATATGGGTACATCATATAATAGGTTAAAATGGTCTCTGCTTAGACGGTTTGCACCTCAAATTTATTATTTCTTGTACTAGCACAAAGGAGGTATAGGATTGGGTGCAAGGTTTTGAAGCATTGCAACATATGACATTTACCAATCATTAAAATGCTAGTAGAACTTCAGCTTCTGAGAGGATCAGTTTTTAAAGTATGtgacttttttatttcatttcagaagCTATGAAAATCCTTCATCCAGCTTACTCCAAGATCATTACCTTGATTCAACTTGGCGAACTGATATGGGTCTTGTAAGTGAACTATGAAATGGACTGTTAACTCTGAGTGAACGTCCATCTTTTTGAAGACATCTTAATAGGTCTTTCTATCATAATCACTTCAAAAATAAGTTGGGATTCAAAGGgcataataaaaatacaacttgTGCTGCTCCATGGAAACATACTGAAGTCTTTGAATGATCTGTGTTCCCAGCTAGCTGTGTAAAACAGCTGATTGCAACCTGAATTTTCTATACTGTACATAGATCTTGTTCAAGTGCTTGCACAAGGAGTATTGCTGATCTGTACATGACAAGGGACCTCCAGATTTCAGCCATGAAATATAAAGAGGTGTCATGCCTATGTTCTTTACAATATGCTTATTGAAATTCTTTTCCATGTTCTTTTATCATAGTTTTTAAGAAAGtcacgggaccgcctctcctggtatgccccacggaggaccttacggtccaTAAATAACATTTTGGAAGTCCTGAGCCTCAAGGAGATTAGATTGGCCTCGaccagggccaaggcctttttggcgtggccccagcctggtggaacactGTCACAAGAGACCATGGCCCtatgggatttgacatctttccgcagggcctgcaagatggagctgttccgccaggcctttggtcggggttcagtctgactccctctcccttttcataagaacttgcatgaaagtggcctcccaatttttctcacaggcccatataaattcagcacaaacagttgggcctggtgagcatttaaggttTCCAACCCTAATCTGCAggttgccatctgattggattttattctgatcctgatctgTTTTTAGTaggtattttaattgattgcctgactttatgttaatgtgttatacacttgatgttagccgctctgagcccagttttggccggggagggcagggtataaataaaaaatattattattggtGCACTTGAAATTTCTGTTAATCTTTCAAATTCATTATTTGCCACGAATTCCCTGGGAGATCTTGAAAATTTACTTCTTCAGTTCAGCTCTGCACCTGAAAATGCGAAGCCTCTTTTCTGGGGTTGATGTTGGAATTAATATATAAAACAAGTGTTCCATAACTTATGTTTTTCTCCTAGCCATGGAGTCTTGATAGCACAATTAGTGAAGAAAACAGGACTGCCATTGAGAAGATGTTGTTGGAAGAAGAGTATCCTTTACTTATTAATCAGCATGACAAAATAAAATCCTCACCCCAGTAAGAAATTAAGCTGTAGTGCAGGATTATAATCAATAGGCTACACTTCGTGATTAGAAATTGCTCCCTGACTACCTGATGGAAACTCTCATTAATCACCAAGGTGCCAGACACCTCTGGCTTCTTTAACAAGAGAGCCTTGCTGTTTCTATCCTTCTACTTGCGTCTGATTGGTCATTAAGGTCTGATGAATTAACATGGCTCAGTCAGCAGGTTTTTGTGTCCTTTGAGTAgtcctttgttttttatttgttttcaattacagtccaataatagcctcattataacaatagcaatttataatacaattattaatacgaATCATttaaataccaaattatataatttagataaagtggcCCTCCGCATGCTAgatttgatgattttctttatttctgcattcctaaATCTTACAGTATTAGTTTCACTAacattccagtcataataataatcccttatacaactgcaatattaataacttctattcgtgttgacacattaaatgatttataaaactgcaAGTAAGGAACTCggactatatccttgttcttcctttgtgTGGCAGTTATTCTGACCGTGGTGCTTCTTCCTGTCCTCGTAAGAtattatgtctttctttcccccgattgttgctgttatccatcgtgccttgggcggagctgatatcccattgttgttccagaaatttctgCATCGCTCCATCCCGTGCTTCATAGTTTTGCACCAAGAGCTTTAACAACTGCTGCAaaagttgctctgtcccagtaaaTAAACTGTTGTCACCATTTTTCCTCTCTGCCTGGGAAGAAGAGTGGTCTGTTGAACTGCAAACTGTTACTGAAAGTTGCGCAGTTGGTATCAATTTTCTGGCTTTATACTTTAATCGTTGACATGCTTAATAGGGAGTAAGCTTCATTGGACGTAGTTTGACTTCTGACCTTTGTATTTCTCTGCATTAAATAATGTTCTGCTGGTTTTGCAGTTAGTTTATAGCTAATCCATTTACTACAACCTACAGTCCATTGGACTGCAGTTACAGATTTTTGGTatgataaattattaattatgaaAAGAGTAGCATGCAAAGAACCTCATTAACAGTACTTTAGAAAATCCTTAATGAATTCCAGATACTATCTATCTAGCAAATCCCTTCCAGAAAAAATTTGGCATGAACTGAAGGAAAGTGATAAAAAGTGCACAAAAAGGTAATATAGAGTGTAATATTTCAAAGAGGGGGGAATTTGTGTTAAAAAGACTCACTATCTTTACAAACTTGCATTTGTCTTGCTTTGTACTTTACAGCCACAAGAAAGAAGCAAAAGTAACGTATGTACTTCTAATGTCACGGCTAAGAATTAAGTGATTGTACTGAATATCTAATACCTTTAGGACTCaagcatgcttttttaaaaaaaccctgcaataattgcatttttaatgctgctttctTTGTTGCATACCCTGACCCCAcctcccacttttttaaaaataataataatctagtttTCTATTTAGGCAGTTGACTAAAAGGCCTATACCCAGTTTCCAAGTATATTTATGTGCATGTTAATTCTAGTGATTgagattaatttaaaaataataatgtacatTTAGATACTGTTTTCTGGCATCTTTTTGTTTCACACAAAggcattttgctttattttttatgtaaGGATACGCTCACCTACAAAATCAGCTAGTGGATCGCTAAAGTGGACAGTGAAAGAAAAAGAACTATTTGAACAAGGACTGGTAAATTTTTCCTGTGgttaatgttttaaaaagtagCAAATGCCCTTAGAAGTGGAAATCTCAATGTTCTTCAAGTAATTAAAAGTGTTTAAGATACAGTTGTACTGTATGGCgtgttatttgttttaaattgtaacaAAGTGTTATTGAAGAACTTTAATACTAAAATAGTTTCATGCTGGATGAGATTCCTATGCAAGCTGACATTAATTTTTAGATGAAGTGGGATTACTCATGTATGGTATAGGTGCCTAGCTACTTAATGGGATTTTTAAGCCATGGGCTCAAGTACTTTTCCTTCACTTTCTCAAAACTCTTAGCTGCTATCTTAACACATTTCTCTTGGTAAAAAGCTGCCACAGAGTGGGAGAGAAAAAGGTTTTTAGTAAGCAAGtaacaaaagcacatcaaagtgcaagtagataaataagtaccgctccggtgggaaggtaaacagcgtttctgtgtgctgctctggttcaccagaagcggctttgtcatgctgaccacatgacctggaagctgtacgccggctccctcagccaataacgcgagatgagcgccgcaaccctagagtcggtcacgtctggacctaatggtcaggggttcctttacctttttaacttacATGGGGTCAAAAAAGCAGTGGAAGCTTCATATGATATATTAAATTGATTTGTTTTGACTTAAGAGCTAAAGTCATGTTTACTTTCCATTAGGCTAAATTTGGCAGAAGATGGACAAAAATTGCCATGATGATTGGAAGTCGCAATGTTCTCCAAGTAAAGAGCTTTGCAAGGCAGTACTTTAAGAACAAGGTAAACTTCATATAACAACTTTCAGTTGACAGAATGACTTAGTAGCAAACCTTGCCAACAGATAACTAAAAAGGGATTACTTTGTTTGAACCTTGCTTTGTAAGTCTCCCGCAGCAAATTATTTTTGCTTTCATGTTTAATTTCCTGTAATATTGGCCAACCTGCATTTTTCAAAAAGGGCTTTTAAATTTGATTAAACTTTAAGGGAGAACTCTACTGTTCTTTGTCCACTGTGGACAAAGATCAACAGGGTTATTCCCTATCAACCTTGCTCAGACATGAGCAGCTGAGGTCCATAAGAGGAGGACTCTTACCATACATCACCATACTGTCCTACTAAATTTACTAAATAAAGGCTTCTTAAAGTCTGAAGCAAGGAacacataatttttttcccacaatcaaaaacagctggataagTTTTTAGCTGGCAAATGCTAAGCTGTGATAGAAACTCATATTATTATTTGGTTTGATAAGCTTTATATTTCCCTTGTGAATGTCATTATCTGGgtacatacacattttaaaaatagagcAGTTATggggaaattcaccaaaattGGCAAAATTAAAGGTCTTTTGAAAGAGGGTCCAGTTTTTATTAGggaatttaagaaataaacaaacaaccagGACTTAAAATTAATAGATGTCTCTTTTTAGCTACTGTTATTCATTTAGACTTTCTTACTTTGTCATACTTAACTCATTTTAATGTACTTCTCTGTTAAGGCAAAAACGGATGGCTCAGAGAAAGTGGAACTGCAGCAGTATGTCAATGTTCCTCTTCCCAGCGTCAATCAGGATGATGAAGGGAAGGTGGTGTCATGGGCACTCTTAAGAGGTCGGGCAGACCCTAATCTAAATGCAGTGAAAATTGAAAAATTATCAGATGACGAGGAAGTAGACATTACAGATGAGGTGGATGAGCTACTTTGCAATGTACCTCAGCAAGAAGCTGGAAAGTCTGATTTATTAGATATTCCAAAAAGTCCATCAGGAGAGAGCAATTGGACAGAGCCTATCTTGGATTCTGCTGGACACATGCCTTCAGTTCTGTTAACATCAAGATACATTCCAAAGCCAGAGCAGAGCACAGTTGAGAGTCTAGAGACTGCAATGTCATGCTCTGAAAACGGTGGTCATGGAACCATGTTTTCAGAAAATCAGAAATGTGATGGGAAAGGAATTTCTGATGATACCGATTGGTTTCCTCATCCAGAGAATTGCAGAGAACAGAGAGACTTCACTGAAAACAGTCTTCTTTTCCATCCTTCCAATCAACTGGAAGAGGAGAATCAGATAGATGCAGAGGAGCTCAAGCCACCAGATCAAGAAGTAGAAATAGATAGGCAAACCGTGCTagaagaagaaaagcaggcaATACCAGAATTTTTTGTGGGACGACAAGCCAAAACACCTGAGCGCTACCTGAAAATTAGAAACTATATTTTGGATCAATGGTAAGCAATATAAGCCTATTGGAAAATTATACAGTAAGGGGAATGTATGCAAAGCAACTGTGGATATTTAATATCCTTCCTTTGTGCAATCCATTTTCTAGACAAGTGATAGCCAGTTCCTTTATTGACTGCAGCTGGTTGATTGTATCTTTCTCCTTTGGAGCTTGACCAGGGTGGGTTAGCTCAAAATTACACACG
The genomic region above belongs to Zootoca vivipara chromosome 7, rZooViv1.1, whole genome shotgun sequence and contains:
- the MYSM1 gene encoding deubiquitinase MYSM1 isoform X3, whose product is MEAVEELDVDVEGDATAGGAGEAEPGSYENPSSSLLQDHYLDSTWRTDMGLPWSLDSTISEENRTAIEKMLLEEEYYLSSKSLPEKIWHELKESDKKCTKSHKKEAKVTIRSPTKSASGSLKWTVKEKELFEQGLAKFGRRWTKIAMMIGSRNVLQVKSFARQYFKNKAKTDGSEKVELQQYVNVPLPSVNQDDEGKVVSWALLRGRADPNLNAVKIEKLSDDEEVDITDEVDELLCNVPQQEAGKSDLLDIPKSPSGESNWTEPILDSAGHMPSVLLTSRYIPKPEQSTVESLETAMSCSENGGHGTMFSENQKCDGKGISDDTDWFPHPENCREQRDFTENSLLFHPSNQLEEENQIDAEELKPPDQEVEIDRQTVLEEEKQAIPEFFVGRQAKTPERYLKIRNYILDQWERIKPKYLNKTSVRPGLKNCGDVNCIGRIHTYLELIGAINFGCEQAIYNRPQQVDKIRPREGKDTIEAYQLVQRLQSMRTRRRRVRDPWGNWCDAKDLEGQTFEHLSAEDLAKRREEEKLKPPKASKGQRQPKSSFDPFQLIPCCSFTEEKPEPFQVTVAAEALLIMDLHAHVSMAEVIGLLGGRYSEADGIVEICAAEPCNSISTGLQCEMDPVSQTQASETLAARGYSIIGWYHSHPAFDPNPSIRDIDTQAKYQSYFSRGGSMFVGVIISPYNRNNPLPHSQITCLVISDETSPDGSYRLPYKFEVGQMLEEPKWELVLEKTRWIIEKYRMSHSWVPMDKIFHRDSDLTCLQKLLECMRKTLGNVANSFIAEEFLAQLENLFLSTYNNEKWNDTTEENSMCPNDLPI